The Streptomyces halobius genomic interval TGCGACAGGTTCGTCGCGACGGCGACCAGCGGCAGGCCGATGCGGGCGGCGGCGAACTTCGCACAGTCGATGATCTTGCCGCCGCCGAGGCCCACGACCGCGTCGTAGCGCCCCTTCTTCATGGCGTCGGCGAGCTTGATCGCGTCGTCCAGGGTGCCGCCGCCGACCTCGTACCACTCGGCGCCGGGCAGCGCGGGGGTCAGCCGCTCCCGCAGCCGTGCCCCGGAGCCACCGCTGATCGCGATGGCGAGCTTGCCGGACGCGGAGATGCGCTGATCGGCCAGCAGGCCCGCCAGGTCGTCCAGGGCGCCGGCGTTGATGTCGACGACGACCGGGGACGGGATGAGGCGGGTCAGTACTGGCATGCGATCTCACGGCCCTTCGCGAGGTCGTCGTGGTTGTCGATCTCGACCCACTTGACGTCGCCGATCGGGGCCACGTCCACCTTGAAGCCGCGGTTGACCAGCTCCTGGTAGCCGTCCTCGTAGTAGAGGTCGGGGTCCCGCTCGAAGGTGGTCTTCAGGGCGTCGGCCAGCTCCGCGGCGGCCTCGCCCTCGATGAGGGTGACACCGATGTACTCACCGCTCGCCTCGGCCGGGTCCATCAGCTTGGTGATCTTCTGGACGCCCTTGTCGGGGTCCACCACGACCTTCATCTCCTCGTCGGCGAGCTGCTTGACGGTGTCCAGCGCGAGGATGATCTTCTGGCCGTTGCCGCGGGCGGCGAGCAGGGTCTGCTCGACGGAGACCGGGTGCACGGTGTCGCCGTTGGCGAGGATCACGGAGTGCTTGATCGAGTCGCGGCCGCACCACAGGGAGTAGGCGTTGTTCCACTCCTCGGCCTTGTCGTTGTCGATCAGCGTGAGCTTGAGGCCGTACTTCCGCTCCAGGGCCTCCTTGCGCTCGTACACGGCTTCCTTGCGGTAACCGACGATGATGGCGACCTCGGTCAGGCCGATCTCGGCGAAGTTGCCGAGGGTCAGATCGAGGATGGTCGTGTCGCCGTCGACCGGCACCAGAGCCTTGGGCAGGGTGTCGGTGTAGGGGCGCAGACGCCGTCCGGCGCCGGCGGCCAGCACGAGGCCGATCATGCGGTTTCTCCTTCATCGTGTACGGCGGGTGCACCACGTTTATGGGCAGTGACCCAGAAGTGGATGCTCTCGACGAGCACCAGCAGCGCCAGGGCCACAGCGAGGGCCGTCAGCGCGATCGTGAAACCTGTGGGGGGCAGCGCGACTGCGAGGACGGTGACCGCAAGGACGCGTCCTTCGTGCCCGCCGGTTGCCCGGACCAGCCACCGCGGCGGGGCTCCGGTGCCGCCGCGGATGCGGTAGACCGTGTCGTAGTGATGGTAGGCGACCGCCGCGACCAGCCCGAACGCCGCGGGCAGTGCTCCGTGCGCGTCCGACCGGGCCGCGAGCACCAGGATCGTGACGTACTCGCCGACGCGGAAGAGGGGCGGCACCAGCCAGTCCAGGGGGCCCTTCAGGGAGCGGGCGACGGCGGCGCCGGAGAAGGCCGCGTAGACGGCCGCGCCGAGCACCGGCCACCAGCTGCCGCCCTGCTGCCACGTCAGCTGGGCCATGAGGAAGGCCACACCCGCCAGCGCCATCAGGAGGGCGGTCATCCTTCCGCGCGCCGCCGGGCCCTTGGCGCCGAGCTCGGCGAGCGGCCCGGAGTCGGCCAGGTCCGCCAGCGCCTGCGCGGCCCGGTCGGTACGGCGTGCCCGTCGCGTGAGCGAGCGCAGGACGCGGCCGGCCGTGGTGTAGCAGGCGGCCAGCGCGCAGCCGATGAGCAGGGCGTAGAAGACGATACGCGGGGTGGTGAGCGCGGTGAGGACCGCGATCATGGCCCAGCGTTCGCCGATGGGCAGCACGATCATCCGGCGAACCCAGACCGTCCAGCCGACGCTGTCGAGCTTGTCGGAGAGCGCCGCGGTGGGGCTGGTGTTGCCGGAAGCGTCGTGGTTCGCCTCGTTGAAGGAGAAGTCGACGATGTGCCGGACGGTCTGGAGCACCATCGCGCCCAGCGCCAGCGCCCATACGTCGTCCCCGGCACGGGCCGCGCCCAGTGCCAGGCCCGCGTAGTACGCGTATTCCTTGGCCCGGTCGAAGGTGGCGTCCAGCCAGGCGCCCATCGTCGAGTACTGCAGGGAGTAGCGGGCGAGCTGCCCGTCGGTGCAGTCCAGGACGAAGGAGAAGAGGAGCAGGAATCCGGCGGCGACGAAGCCGCCCCGGCTGCCGGTGGCCGCGCAGCCGGCCGCGATCAGCGCGGTGAACAGTGACGCGGTGGTGACCTGGTTAGGGGTCAGGCCGCGGCGCGCACACCAGCGGGCGAGGTAGCGGGAGTACGGGCTGATGCAGAAGGTCGTGAAGAAGCCGTCGCGGGACTTCACGGCGGTGCGCAGCCGTACGGCCTCGTCGTCCACGGCCGCGACGGCCTCGCGGGCACTTTCGCGCTGCGCCGGGGTGAGGGCGACGGTGGCGACCAGGCTGCCGAGCTCGACGTGGTGCAGACCGATGTCCTCGCGGTCGAGGGCTTCGGTCAGCGTGCCGGTCAGGACGTCCGTGAGGTGGGCGGTTCCGGCGCCGACCGGGATCCGGCCGGCCGCGCGGACCAGCGCGGCGCGCGCCTCGGGCCGCACGGTGAGCGCGCCCTGCACGGCCGCGGCCGGGAAGCGCGGGTCGGTCAGCGCCAGCCGCAGGGCGTGCGGATGGCCGACGAAGCGGGGGTCCACCACGGCAACCCGTTCCTGGGCGGGGACCGCGGCGATCAGCTCGGCGACGGACGCCGGATCGTTCGCCGTGCGGACGTCGAAGCCCAGCGTGCGCAGGTCGCCTTCGAGCGGCGACCCGGCTACCGGCGGACCGGTGAGGATGGCGGTCGACAGACGAACTCACTCCTTGGAAGCTGACAGGCAGCACGGGTCAGTCCGCAATCGATCCGTATTCGATACGGCCTACCCGGGCAGCAGGCGTGGCACACCTCGGCCCTGGGGCTGGGATGGCACGTCGGCAGAGGCTATCGGATCGCGGGATGGGGCCGTTCACCGCGCATTCACCGCACGATCGGGTGACCGACGGCTGCGCCTGCCGCGATCATCATGGTGGATCGGGTGGGGCGGGAACAACTGGCGGTCGTCCGCGATGCCCGATCCGGTGCCGGTTATGAGTGGGCTGGTCACGGGTGGGTGGGTTGTGCCGTGGCAGGTGTGGCGAGAGCCATGCCGGATGCGGGGCCGGGGGCCGCACGCACCGTCGGGCCGGTCGGTGCCGTCCGGCCCGTCGCCCGCCCCGTGATCGTCTCGTGTTCGAACACGTCGGCGCCGCGTAGTCGCACGGCACCGCTCTGCCACTGATGCGCGCGTGACTAGGGCAGACTTGGCGTCGTAGACCGACGACAAGGATGGGCATGCCGATCACACCTGCCAACGGACAGACCGCCGGGACCGCCGCGGTGAGCTCACCGGACGGCGCCGCCGAACCGATCATGCTGGAGCTGGTCGACGAGGACGGTACGACGATCGGCACCGCGGAGAAGCTCGCCGCGCATCGGCCCCCCGGGCAGCTGCACCGGGCGTTCTCGGTCTTCCTCTTCGACGAGAAAGGCCGGCTGCTGTTGCAGCGCCGGGCGCAGTCGAAGTACCACTCCCCCGGTGTGTGGTCCAACACCTGCTGCGGCCACCCGTATCCGGGGGAGACGCCGTTCGCGGCCGCGGCCCGTCGTACCGCCGAGGAGCTGGGCCTGGCGCCGGCGCTGCTCGCCGAGGCCGGCACGGTCCGTTACCGCCACCCCGATCCGGCCTCCGGGCTCGTGGAGCAGGAGTACAACCACCTGTTCGTGGGGCTGGTGCGGGCCGAGCCCGCACCGGATCCGGAGGAGATCTGCGAGATCGCGTTCGTGACGCCCGGGGAGCTGGCCGAGCGGCACGCGAAGGTGCCGTTCTCCGCGTGGTTCATGACCGTGCTGGACGCGGCACGCCCGGCGGTCCGCGAGCTCACCGGGAATGCGGCGGGCTGGTAGCGAGCGGGACCAGCGGCAGTTCGGCCCAGATGGCCTTGCCGCCGTTGGCGGTGTGCTCGACATCGCATTTGCCGCCCACCTCCGCGGTGAGCGTCTTGACCAGCCACAGGCCCCGGCCGCCGACGTCGCCCTGGTCCGCCTCCAGCGCCTTGGGGCGGTAGGGGTGGCTGTCCTCGACGGCGATGCGCAGCCAGTTCGGCCCGATGGTGAGCTGTACGGCGATCTGGGGTGAGAGCAGGGCGGCGTGCCGTACGGCGTTGGTGACGAGTTCGGAGACGATCAGCAGCAGGCCGTCCATGATGTCGTCGGCCACGGGCACGCGCTGTTCGTCGAGGAGATCCCGGACCGCGTGGCGCGCCTGCGGCACCGACGACTCCAGCGCCGGGGCGGTGAACCGCCACACACCTTCGTACGCGAGCGGGGAGGTCAGCTCCTCGGGTGGTTCTGCGGGGGGTCCGGAAGGCATCCTCACAGGACGAGTGTTGAGAATGTGTTGGTCCGTACCGGCCTGCTGAACACAAGTCAGCATCTATCGACGCCTTATGAGCAATTCTGTGCGAATTAGCCGTCCTGCCGACTTTTTCTGCCCGCTTTATTTCCTTGCTTACGGTATGCACCGAAGTGGTCACCGTACGGTACGCGCCATGAGATCGACGCGGCGGACGCACGGGGCGGTGACGCACAGCACAGCAGGCCCGGTGCCTGAACACCGGGCCTGCTGTGCCATCTGAGTAGCGGGGACAGGATTTGAACCTGCGACCTCTGGGTTATGAGCCCAGCGAGCTACCGAGCTGCTCCACCCCGCGTCGGTGAACACCACCTTACGGGCCGCCCGCCGGATGGCCAAATCGATTGGCCCAGCGGGCGCCGCGACCCGCCGTCCTCACACCGCGCGGTCGGTGATCCGCCCGCCGTCGGCCTCGATCCGCCGTGTGGTGTGCACCGCGTCCAGCATCCGCCGGTCGTGCGTGACCAGCAGCAGGGTGCCGGTGTACGAGGCGAGCGCGGACTCCAGCTGTTCGATGGCCGGCAGGTCGAGGTGGTTGGTCGGCTCGTCCAGGACGAGGAGGTTGACCCCGCGGCCCTGGAGGAGCGCCAGCGCGGCGCGGGTGCGCTCCCCCGGCGACAGCGTGCTCGCCGGGCGCAGCACATGAGCCGCCTTCAGGCCGAATTTCGCCAGCAGGGTGCGGACGTCGGCGGGCGGCATGTCCGGTACGGAGGCCCGGAAGGCGTCCATCAGCGGCTCGTCCCCCAGGAACGCGCCGCGCGCCTGGTCGATCTCGCCGACCACCACACCGGGGCCGAGCGACGCCTGCCCCGCGTCCAGCGGCAGCCGGCCGAGGAGCGCGGCGAGCAGGGTGGACTTCCCGGAGCCGTTGGGGCCCGTGATGGTGACCCGGTCCGCCCAGTCGATCTGCAGGTCCACCGGGCCGAGGCGGAAGCCGCCGCGCCGGACCTCGGCGCCGCGCAGAGTGGCCACCACGGCGCCGGCCCGGGGCGCCGCGGCGATCTCCATCCGCAGCTCCCACTCCTTGCGGGGCTCCGCCACGGCGCTGGCGTCCAGCCGCTCGATCAGGCGCTGGGTCTGCTTGGCCTTGGCGGCCTGCTTCTCGGTGGCCTCCACCCGGCCCTTGCGGGCGATCTTGTCGTTGTCGGTGGCCTTGCGGCGGGCGTTCTTGACGCCCTTCTCCATCCAATTGCGCTGGGTGTGCGCCCGGGCCTCCAGGGCGGCCCGGGTGTCGGCGTATTCCTCGTACTGCTCGCGCGCGTGCAGCCGGGCCCGCTCACGCTCCTCCAGGTACGAGGTGTAGCCGCCGCCATAGGTGTTGACCTGCTGCTGGGCGAGGTCGAGTTCCACGACGCGGTTGACAGTACGGGTCAGGAACTCGCGGTCGTGGCTGACCAGGACCGTGCCGGAACGCAGCCCGGTGACAAAGGATTCCAGCCGTTGCAGGCCGTCCAGGTCGAGATCGTTGGTGGGCTCGTCCAGCAGGAAGACGTCGTAGCGGGAGAGCAGCAGCGAGGCAAGCGAGGCGCGGGCGGCCTGTCCACCGGAGAGGGAGGTCATCGGCTGGTCGAGGCCGATATCGAGGCCGAGCTGGGCGGCGGTCTCCTCGGCGCGCTCGTCGAGGTCCGCGGCGCCCAGCGCGAGCCAGCGCTCCAGGGCGGTGGCGTAGGCGTCGTCCGCCCCGGGCCGTTCGTCGACCAGCGCCCGGGTGGCGGCGTCCAGGGCGCGCTGGGCTTCGGCCACGCCCGTGCGCCGGGCGAGGAAGGCGCGTACGGATTCCCCGGGGCGGCGGTCGGGTTCCTGAGGGAGGTGGCCGACGGTGGCGGTGGGCGGGTTGAGCGCGAGCTTGCCCTCCTCCGGGGTGTCCAGCCCGGCCAGCAGTCGCAGCAGGGTGGACTTGCCCGCGCCGTTGGCGCCGACGAGGCCGATCACATCGCCGGGCGCGACGACGAGATCGAGACCGGAGAACAGGACACGCTCGCCGTGACCGGCGGCGAGCTCTTTGGCGACAAGGGTTGCAGACATCAGACCGCTGATCGTATCCGGCGGGGCCGGCGCCGGTCGCTCTAATATCCGAGGCATGGAACCGGCTCTGAACACGCGTATCAGCGACGGCACGGCGACCGTCACGATCATCAATCCCGAGAAGCGGAACGCGATGACGGTGCGGATGTGGCGGGCCCTGCCGCCCCTGCTGGAGCGGCTGGCGGGCGATGGTGCCGTACGGTCCCTGGTGCTGACCGGCGAGGGCGGGACCTTCTGCGCCGGTGCGGACATCGGATCGCTGCGGGACGCGGCGGGTGAGTCGCAGGGCCTGGCGGTGGCGGCCGAG includes:
- a CDS encoding phosphocholine cytidylyltransferase family protein; this translates as MIGLVLAAGAGRRLRPYTDTLPKALVPVDGDTTILDLTLGNFAEIGLTEVAIIVGYRKEAVYERKEALERKYGLKLTLIDNDKAEEWNNAYSLWCGRDSIKHSVILANGDTVHPVSVEQTLLAARGNGQKIILALDTVKQLADEEMKVVVDPDKGVQKITKLMDPAEASGEYIGVTLIEGEAAAELADALKTTFERDPDLYYEDGYQELVNRGFKVDVAPIGDVKWVEIDNHDDLAKGREIACQY
- a CDS encoding DUF5941 domain-containing protein; translated protein: MSTAILTGPPVAGSPLEGDLRTLGFDVRTANDPASVAELIAAVPAQERVAVVDPRFVGHPHALRLALTDPRFPAAAVQGALTVRPEARAALVRAAGRIPVGAGTAHLTDVLTGTLTEALDREDIGLHHVELGSLVATVALTPAQRESAREAVAAVDDEAVRLRTAVKSRDGFFTTFCISPYSRYLARWCARRGLTPNQVTTASLFTALIAAGCAATGSRGGFVAAGFLLLFSFVLDCTDGQLARYSLQYSTMGAWLDATFDRAKEYAYYAGLALGAARAGDDVWALALGAMVLQTVRHIVDFSFNEANHDASGNTSPTAALSDKLDSVGWTVWVRRMIVLPIGERWAMIAVLTALTTPRIVFYALLIGCALAACYTTAGRVLRSLTRRARRTDRAAQALADLADSGPLAELGAKGPAARGRMTALLMALAGVAFLMAQLTWQQGGSWWPVLGAAVYAAFSGAAVARSLKGPLDWLVPPLFRVGEYVTILVLAARSDAHGALPAAFGLVAAVAYHHYDTVYRIRGGTGAPPRWLVRATGGHEGRVLAVTVLAVALPPTGFTIALTALAVALALLVLVESIHFWVTAHKRGAPAVHDEGETA
- the idi gene encoding isopentenyl-diphosphate Delta-isomerase, which encodes MPITPANGQTAGTAAVSSPDGAAEPIMLELVDEDGTTIGTAEKLAAHRPPGQLHRAFSVFLFDEKGRLLLQRRAQSKYHSPGVWSNTCCGHPYPGETPFAAAARRTAEELGLAPALLAEAGTVRYRHPDPASGLVEQEYNHLFVGLVRAEPAPDPEEICEIAFVTPGELAERHAKVPFSAWFMTVLDAARPAVRELTGNAAGW
- a CDS encoding ATP-binding protein, whose product is MPSGPPAEPPEELTSPLAYEGVWRFTAPALESSVPQARHAVRDLLDEQRVPVADDIMDGLLLIVSELVTNAVRHAALLSPQIAVQLTIGPNWLRIAVEDSHPYRPKALEADQGDVGGRGLWLVKTLTAEVGGKCDVEHTANGGKAIWAELPLVPLATSPPHSR
- a CDS encoding ABC-F family ATP-binding cassette domain-containing protein codes for the protein MSATLVAKELAAGHGERVLFSGLDLVVAPGDVIGLVGANGAGKSTLLRLLAGLDTPEEGKLALNPPTATVGHLPQEPDRRPGESVRAFLARRTGVAEAQRALDAATRALVDERPGADDAYATALERWLALGAADLDERAEETAAQLGLDIGLDQPMTSLSGGQAARASLASLLLSRYDVFLLDEPTNDLDLDGLQRLESFVTGLRSGTVLVSHDREFLTRTVNRVVELDLAQQQVNTYGGGYTSYLEERERARLHAREQYEEYADTRAALEARAHTQRNWMEKGVKNARRKATDNDKIARKGRVEATEKQAAKAKQTQRLIERLDASAVAEPRKEWELRMEIAAAPRAGAVVATLRGAEVRRGGFRLGPVDLQIDWADRVTITGPNGSGKSTLLAALLGRLPLDAGQASLGPGVVVGEIDQARGAFLGDEPLMDAFRASVPDMPPADVRTLLAKFGLKAAHVLRPASTLSPGERTRAALALLQGRGVNLLVLDEPTNHLDLPAIEQLESALASYTGTLLLVTHDRRMLDAVHTTRRIEADGGRITDRAV